CATTCTAAAACAGTTACAGTAAACAATCAACTTGTTAATCTTACCAAAAAGGAATTTGACCTTTTGTTATTTTTTATCGGAAATAAAAACAAAGTACTGTCAAAAAGCACATTAGCAGAACATTTATCTGGTGATTTTGCAGATATGTTTGACAATCACGATTTTGTGTATGCTCATGTAAAAAACCTAAAAAGAAAATTAAAAGAAAGTAACTGCAACGATTATCTTAAAACAATTTACGGAACAGGTTATAAATGGGAACAATGACAAAATTACTAAACAGGCCTCTTAAAGCCTTTACTATTTATTCATTAATAATCTTAATTATTAGCATTCCAGTATATGTGTTAGTAGTAGATCGTATTTGGGTTGAAGAACTTGATGAAAACAACTGGTTAACCTTAGAACACACCAAAAAAAGACTAAAAGCAAAGGCATTTACTAGAAAAGATATTGAAAAAATCAATCAAATTTGGGGTGAGCTACAGCCTGGTGTTTCAATTATAAAAAGTAATGATAAAGAAAAATTTAAAGACAGTGTTTACGAAGTAATTAGACCAAATTCTTATGATTTAGATGATGGAGAAGATCGCTTTAGAGGATTAAAATCATACTTAAACATTAATGGAGAACCTTATGAAATTACCATTGAAACCAATGTTGAAGAAGCTGACCAAACATTAATAGCAATAGCATTGGTTACTTTATGTTTCTTTTTATTGTTAATTATTGGTTTTATATTACTCAACCGAAAAATCGCCATCAATAGCTGGAAACCTTTTTACAAAACATTACAATCTTTAAAACTATTTGACATTACTAAAGACACCAGTATTAAATTGGTTAAAACGGACATTCAAGAGTTTCAAGAACTAAATTATTCATTAGAAAAATTAGTAAAAAACAATAGTAACGCCTATCAACAGCAAAAGTTATTTATAGAAAATGCCTCACATGAACTGCAAACTCCCATTGCATTATTAAAATCTAAATTAGATTTGCTAATTCAAGAAAAAGAAGTTACTCCTAAAATAGCTGAAATAATCAATAACATAGAAATACCATTATCTAGGTTGTCTAGAATTAATAAAAATTTATTGATTCTTGCCAAAGTAGAAAATCGACAATACAATGAATTAGAGAGTTTACATGTTGACCATTTTATCAATACCTCTTTTTTATTGTTAAGTGATTACATCAATAGCAAAAACATAACTGTAACTCAAAATATCAAAAACACTATTGAAGTACAGGCAAATTATTTTTTGCTAGAAACACTAATCAACAACTTATTATCTAACGCTATTAGGCATACACTTGTTGATGGAGAAATTAAAATAAAACTAGAAAACAATACACTGTTTATTAGCAACTCAGGAAAAACTGCTTTACATAAAGAACAGTTATTTGAGCGTTTTTCTAGCTTGTCTCAAGAAAAATCAAGTAGTGGATTAGGGCTTGCTATTATTAAAGAGATTGTAAACAAATACAAATGGAGCATTAATTATCATTATCAAAACGGATTCCATACATTTTATATTCAATTCTAAAAAATTCTAAATTTCTTCTAATTTGAATTAGACATTTGTCTTGTAAATAATTTTACCAAAAAGTATCAAATGAAAAAAATAAAATCAATAATAGCGTTGTGTTTAATGCTATTGTCTGTGAGCTTAATGGCTCAGAAATCATCTGTAAACATCTCTGGAAGTATAAAAAATAAAGTTTCAGGAGAAACACTCCCTTTTGTAAGCGTTTCTTTAAAAACGCCTCTGCAAGAAAAACTTATAAACGGAACTATTTCTGACGAGAATGGTTTATTTGTTCTTAAAAATATAAAACCTGGAGACTATATTTTAGAAGTAAGTTATGTAGGATATCAAAAATATTCATCACCGTTATTTATTGGTTCAAAATCTGAGTTTATCAATATTGGTGTTGTCAATATCAAAGAAAACATAGAGCAATTAAATCAAGTTGAGTTAACCACAAGACGAAATGCCGTTAATAGTGCTATGGATAAAAAAACATATGCTTTAGACAACAATGTAAGTCAAAGCGGAGGAAGCGTATTACAATCTATGAGTAATTTACCTGGAATTACTACACAAGATGGTCAAGTTCAGTTAAGAGGTAACCCAAAAGTAATGGTGTTGATTGATGGAAAACAAACAGCTATTACAGGCTTTGGAAATCAAAATGGATTAGACAACATTCCTGCTTCTGCTGTTGATAAAATTGAAATTATCAACAATCCATCAGCCAAATACGATGCAAATGGAAATGCAGGAATCATTAACATTAAACTTAAAAAAGAAGACAAAACAGGGTTTAACGGAAAGGTTGGTTTGTCTACTGGATTGGGAGCTTTATGGGTGCGTAAAGAAAATTTACCCGGAATTAGACCACAATACCAAGCAACACCTAAAATAAATCCATCGGTATTATTAAACTACAGAAAAGAAAAAGTTAATTTCTTTTTACAAGCAGACAATCTTTATACAGAAACACTAAACAAAAATGAATTTGTTACCAGAACTTATACTGATGGTAGTATTATAAATCAACAAACAAAAAGAAACAGAAACACTAATTTTTTCAATTCTAAATTTGGAGTAGATTGGTTTATGGATGATTTTAATACGCTAACCATATCGGGGCTTTATAGTCAAGAAGCTATTAAAGATTATGGAGATCAACCTTTTTTTGATGGTAATACAAATCAAAGCACAAGACTTTGGCAATTTTTAGAAGATGAAGTATTAACCGCTGCAATGGCTTCTGTTGTCTATGAGCATAAATATCAACAACCAGGTCACAAATTAAATGTTGGGGTTAATTATACGTTTGACAGAGAAGATGAAAAATACTTTTTTGACAATACAGTTCCAGGAAATTATCAAGAAAAAGAGTCCTTCTTTTTAATTGCTGATCAAAAAGTATTAGATGTAAATATTGATTATACAAAACCTTTAAAACATGGTCTTTTAGAAACTGGAATTAAATTTAGACGTAGAGAAATCCCTACCAATATGCAATTCAACCCATCGGCAAACAATTCTGTATTAGATACTGGAGCAGATGGAAAAGCAACCTATAAAGAAATTATTCCTGCAGTTTACGGAAACTTACTTTATGAGGTAAAAAAGTTTGAAGCAGAAGTTGGATTAAGAATAGAATATATGGATTTAAACTATGATGTAGACCCAAATCATAACACTTATAAAAGTGATGGATATCATTATTTTCAACCATTTCCAAACGCTCGAATTTCTTATAAAATGGACAATCGTAGTAAAATATCTGCTTTTTACAACAGAAGAGTTGATAGACCTGACGAGGGAGATATTAGAATTTTTCCAAAATACGATGATGCAGAAATTATCAAAGTTGGGAATCCTGCTTTAAATCCACAGTTTACTAATAGTTTTGAATTGGGATATAAAAACAATTGGAACAGAGGATATTTTTATGGAGCTACCTATCATAAAATTTCGGAAGGAACTATTTCAAGAGTAGCCACTACTATTAACAATGGAACGCTTATTTATAACACTTCACAAAACATAGGAAAAAGCTACAACACAGGTATTGAAGTTGTGATTAGCCAAGAGTTTAGCAATAAAATAAATATGAATTTAAACTTAAACGGTTATTATAATAAAATAGATGCTTTTACTATTTCTAATTTATACCCAAGTCCTCATACCTTTACTTCAGAAGAGCAAGATGTGTATTCTGGAAACATTAAATGGAATACAAATTATAAGTTCTTAAAAAACACCAATGCACAAATCACCGCTATTTATTTAGCTCCGGACATTATTCCACAAGGAACTATTGATGCTAGATTTTCTTTAGACTTTGGAGTAAAAACTACCATTCAAAAAGGAAAAGGAGAATTGTTTTTTAACGCTACAGATTTGTTAAACACCATGGTTATCCGTCAAAAAATTACAGGAAGCAATTTTAACTACACCAGTGATAATTATTACGAAACACAAGTATTAAGATTAGGATACAGTTATAAATTTTAGATTTACTATTTATTTTATTAAAAAAGCTCAAGATTCAATTGAACCTTGAGCTTTTTATTTAATTTTTTGTGTGTGATATCTTATAAATTAATCCCTACAAAAACCTGGTATAAAGTATTAAATTCATCAGCATCTTTATAAGCACTACTTAATCCATGGTAATATCTTACACCTAAAGTAATTCCTGGATTAATGGCAAATCCAATACCTCCGTTTATCCCCCAATCAAAAGTATTAGGTTCGGTAGTTTTTGTTGAAGTACCAAATACAAAATCTGTTTCTTCTTTTTTATTGATATTTACTCCTATTTGAGGTCCTAACTCAACATACAAAGGTTTAAAAATATAACCTTTAAACATTAAAGGTATTTGGATATAATCCATTTTTACAGTTTTTGATGCACTGTCTTTAAACCCTAACTGAGAATAAACCAACTCTGGCTGAAAAGAAACATTCTCACTTATTTCATGTTCTCCATAAATACCTATATGGAATCCATTTCTATTGTCTGCATCTCCATTTCTTAACGAAGAAAGGTTATAACCTGCCTTAATACCAAAATAAGATTCTTTTTCTTGAGAAAAAGCAATCACCGAAAACAGCATTGCTATTACTAAAAATTTAAATTTCATAATTTTCGTTTTTTTATGTTATTACATATGATAATATACAAAAAACGCTCCAAAGTGTAATTTATTTTTCTATCGGAACCACAATATGAACTGTTGTCCCTTGATTTAACTCCGAAGAAATCCTTAATTCTCCACCAATATAGTTTACTCTTTCCTTCATAAACCTCAACCCGTTTCCAGTTCCTTTAAACGTATCTGTTAACTTAGGATTAAAGCCTTTACCATCGTCTTCTACTTTAATTTTCAGGTAAGAATCTGTATGATCTAAAGTGATTAAAATATATTCCGATTCAGAATATTTTAACGCATTGTTAACTGCTTCTTGAACCACTCTATAAATATTTACCTCTACGTTATTATCTAAACGTTTATCAAACTCAGAAATATTTTCGTACAACACATTGTGGCCTGTAAAATTACCAACCATACTACTCATCTTACGAATGGCCGAAGCCACTCCATGATCTGTTAATTCTGGCGGAGCTAAACTAAAGGTAACCGCTCTTACATCTTTAATTAACTGCCCAAAAACCTCTTTTACAGAATGTAAACTTTCTTCTGCTTTATCTTTGTTAGAAAAATCAATTCCATCAATGCTAAAACGCAAAGCTGTTAACATCTGCCCTATTCCATCGTGGATATCTTTTGCAATACGTTTACGCTCATCTTCTTGAGCTGTCATAATTTGTTGTGATAAATCTTTTTGAGATTGTACCTCTGCAACAAACTTGTTTCTATTTACACGCTGCATTTCCATTCCCGCATGTTTACGTTTGGTAATATCGTGACAAACGATTAATCTACGATGAGAGTTTTTAAGATTATCCATATTAATAATAGACATTTCAATCCAAAAAATTTCACCTTTATGATTGGTTAATCTTAATTCTTTATTTACCAATTCTCCTGTAGCTGTGCTTAATATTTTTCTTATTTTATGATGCTGATTATGCTTATAAGTAAGTACTTCTTCAAACTTTCTAAAAGTTAAATCTTCATTATGCCCTAAATATTCCTCAAACTTTTTACTGATGTAGGCAATTCTATTTTCATCCGTAATGGTGGCATATAAAACTGCATTATTCACCGCAAAATTTAACTCCCTAAATCTTAATAAAGTATTTTCTCTTGAAGACAGTGGCCTATCACTAGTGTGAATATTGTTTTTAATTGCCAACAAATCTGTAATTAAATCTAGATAAGTGATATAAGTTGGTCTAATCAATTTAAATAAAATCCACCCTAAATAGCCTAGAACAAAAACGGATAATAAACCTAAACTAATCTTTAAGTCCTTAATATCTTCTTGTGTCATTAGAACAGTATTTTCT
Above is a genomic segment from Wenyingzhuangia fucanilytica containing:
- a CDS encoding PAS domain-containing sensor histidine kinase; this encodes MGLLDTYLSDRERSLLQRRRSKISGAFFLLFTIVIVMSYIIQNQLSEENTVLMTQEDIKDLKISLGLLSVFVLGYLGWILFKLIRPTYITYLDLITDLLAIKNNIHTSDRPLSSRENTLLRFRELNFAVNNAVLYATITDENRIAYISKKFEEYLGHNEDLTFRKFEEVLTYKHNQHHKIRKILSTATGELVNKELRLTNHKGEIFWIEMSIINMDNLKNSHRRLIVCHDITKRKHAGMEMQRVNRNKFVAEVQSQKDLSQQIMTAQEDERKRIAKDIHDGIGQMLTALRFSIDGIDFSNKDKAEESLHSVKEVFGQLIKDVRAVTFSLAPPELTDHGVASAIRKMSSMVGNFTGHNVLYENISEFDKRLDNNVEVNIYRVVQEAVNNALKYSESEYILITLDHTDSYLKIKVEDDGKGFNPKLTDTFKGTGNGLRFMKERVNYIGGELRISSELNQGTTVHIVVPIEK
- a CDS encoding TonB-dependent receptor domain-containing protein, which translates into the protein MKKIKSIIALCLMLLSVSLMAQKSSVNISGSIKNKVSGETLPFVSVSLKTPLQEKLINGTISDENGLFVLKNIKPGDYILEVSYVGYQKYSSPLFIGSKSEFINIGVVNIKENIEQLNQVELTTRRNAVNSAMDKKTYALDNNVSQSGGSVLQSMSNLPGITTQDGQVQLRGNPKVMVLIDGKQTAITGFGNQNGLDNIPASAVDKIEIINNPSAKYDANGNAGIINIKLKKEDKTGFNGKVGLSTGLGALWVRKENLPGIRPQYQATPKINPSVLLNYRKEKVNFFLQADNLYTETLNKNEFVTRTYTDGSIINQQTKRNRNTNFFNSKFGVDWFMDDFNTLTISGLYSQEAIKDYGDQPFFDGNTNQSTRLWQFLEDEVLTAAMASVVYEHKYQQPGHKLNVGVNYTFDREDEKYFFDNTVPGNYQEKESFFLIADQKVLDVNIDYTKPLKHGLLETGIKFRRREIPTNMQFNPSANNSVLDTGADGKATYKEIIPAVYGNLLYEVKKFEAEVGLRIEYMDLNYDVDPNHNTYKSDGYHYFQPFPNARISYKMDNRSKISAFYNRRVDRPDEGDIRIFPKYDDAEIIKVGNPALNPQFTNSFELGYKNNWNRGYFYGATYHKISEGTISRVATTINNGTLIYNTSQNIGKSYNTGIEVVISQEFSNKINMNLNLNGYYNKIDAFTISNLYPSPHTFTSEEQDVYSGNIKWNTNYKFLKNTNAQITAIYLAPDIIPQGTIDARFSLDFGVKTTIQKGKGELFFNATDLLNTMVIRQKITGSNFNYTSDNYYETQVLRLGYSYKF
- a CDS encoding sensor histidine kinase, with product MTKLLNRPLKAFTIYSLIILIISIPVYVLVVDRIWVEELDENNWLTLEHTKKRLKAKAFTRKDIEKINQIWGELQPGVSIIKSNDKEKFKDSVYEVIRPNSYDLDDGEDRFRGLKSYLNINGEPYEITIETNVEEADQTLIAIALVTLCFFLLLIIGFILLNRKIAINSWKPFYKTLQSLKLFDITKDTSIKLVKTDIQEFQELNYSLEKLVKNNSNAYQQQKLFIENASHELQTPIALLKSKLDLLIQEKEVTPKIAEIINNIEIPLSRLSRINKNLLILAKVENRQYNELESLHVDHFINTSFLLLSDYINSKNITVTQNIKNTIEVQANYFLLETLINNLLSNAIRHTLVDGEIKIKLENNTLFISNSGKTALHKEQLFERFSSLSQEKSSSGLGLAIIKEIVNKYKWSINYHYQNGFHTFYIQF
- a CDS encoding porin family protein — translated: MKFKFLVIAMLFSVIAFSQEKESYFGIKAGYNLSSLRNGDADNRNGFHIGIYGEHEISENVSFQPELVYSQLGFKDSASKTVKMDYIQIPLMFKGYIFKPLYVELGPQIGVNINKKEETDFVFGTSTKTTEPNTFDWGINGGIGFAINPGITLGVRYYHGLSSAYKDADEFNTLYQVFVGINL